A DNA window from Pseudoalteromonas spongiae UST010723-006 contains the following coding sequences:
- the eno gene encoding phosphopyruvate hydratase, which translates to MSEIVKVIGREVMDSRGNPTVEAEVHLANGIWGRACAPSGASTGTREALELRDGDKSRYLGKGVLNAVNFINGPIADALIGKNSHQQKDIDGIMIDLDGTENKEKLGANAILAVSLANAKAAAQDKGQELFEHIAELNGTPGKFSMPVPMMNIINGGEHADNNVDIQEFMVQPVGAPNFKEALRMGAEIFHSLKKVLSARGLNTAVGDEGGFAPNLSSNEEALAVIVEAVEAAGYKMNEDVTLALDCASSEFYTDGKYDLKGEGKVFDSEGFADFLADLSARYPIVSIEDGLDESDWAGWKVLTDKIGDKVQLVGDDLFVTNTKILKRGIDEKIGNSILIKFNQIGSLTETLEAIQMAHEAGFTAVISHRSGETEDATIADLAVGTAAGQIKTGSLCRSDRVAKYNQLLRIEEKLAEKAIYNGRSEIKGQ; encoded by the coding sequence ATGTCTGAAATCGTAAAAGTCATTGGTCGTGAAGTAATGGATTCACGTGGTAACCCAACTGTTGAAGCTGAAGTACATTTAGCAAACGGCATTTGGGGTCGTGCATGTGCACCATCAGGCGCATCAACGGGTACCCGCGAAGCACTAGAACTTCGTGATGGTGACAAGAGCCGTTACTTAGGTAAAGGTGTTTTAAATGCGGTGAATTTCATCAATGGTCCAATCGCTGACGCTTTAATCGGCAAAAACTCTCACCAGCAAAAAGACATTGATGGCATCATGATTGATCTTGATGGCACAGAAAACAAAGAAAAACTGGGCGCGAACGCGATTCTAGCTGTTTCTCTAGCAAACGCTAAAGCAGCAGCACAAGACAAAGGCCAAGAGTTATTCGAACACATCGCAGAACTAAACGGTACGCCGGGTAAGTTCTCAATGCCAGTACCTATGATGAACATCATCAACGGTGGTGAGCATGCGGATAACAACGTAGACATTCAAGAGTTTATGGTTCAGCCAGTAGGCGCACCTAACTTTAAAGAAGCACTTCGCATGGGTGCAGAAATCTTCCACAGCCTGAAGAAAGTACTGAGTGCACGTGGCCTAAACACAGCTGTTGGTGATGAAGGTGGTTTTGCACCTAACTTATCATCTAACGAAGAAGCGCTTGCTGTAATTGTTGAAGCGGTTGAAGCTGCCGGCTACAAAATGAATGAAGATGTAACGCTTGCGCTAGACTGTGCTTCATCTGAATTCTACACAGACGGCAAGTACGACCTGAAAGGTGAAGGTAAAGTATTCGATTCAGAAGGTTTTGCTGACTTCCTAGCGGATCTTTCTGCACGTTACCCAATTGTGTCAATTGAAGATGGCTTAGACGAAAGTGACTGGGCAGGTTGGAAAGTACTAACAGATAAGATCGGCGACAAAGTACAGCTAGTTGGTGACGATTTATTCGTAACTAATACGAAGATCTTAAAGCGTGGTATTGATGAAAAGATTGGTAACTCAATCTTAATCAAGTTCAACCAAATTGGTTCACTTACTGAAACACTTGAAGCAATTCAAATGGCGCACGAAGCTGGCTTTACAGCAGTTATCTCACACCGTTCAGGTGAAACTGAAGATGCAACTATTGCTGATTTAGCTGTGGGTACTGCGGCAGGCCAAATTAAGACTGGTTCACTGTGTCGTTCTGACCGTGTTGCTAAGTACAACCAACTTCTTCGTATCGAAGAAAAGCTAGCTGAAAAAGCGATTTACAATGGTCGTAGCGAAATTAAAGGTCAGTAA
- the mutH gene encoding DNA mismatch repair endonuclease MutH: protein MNKPLPPASTSELMTRVNDIAGLTLGEVAASYAFNTPENLLREKGWIGQLIEYVLGATAASKPEPDFEHLGIELKTLPISYSGKPLETTYVSITPLTNLHGVTWQNSVVKKKLSHVLWLPILSERDLAPTDRIIGNGFLWQPSALQEAQLKKDWEELTEMIALGNIEQINGHFGQVLQLRPKAANSKALTQAIGPDGKEIMTLPRGYYLKTEFTRQILAEQFGAG, encoded by the coding sequence ATGAATAAACCCTTACCACCTGCTAGCACCTCTGAACTTATGACGCGCGTTAACGATATCGCTGGTTTAACGTTAGGAGAAGTAGCAGCAAGCTATGCATTCAACACACCGGAAAACTTATTAAGAGAAAAAGGCTGGATAGGCCAACTTATTGAATATGTGTTGGGCGCGACCGCAGCTTCAAAACCTGAACCTGACTTTGAGCATTTAGGTATAGAGCTTAAAACATTACCCATTTCATACAGTGGCAAACCGTTAGAAACAACTTATGTCTCAATTACACCGCTTACCAATTTACACGGTGTAACGTGGCAAAACTCAGTTGTGAAAAAAAAGCTGTCGCATGTTTTATGGTTACCGATTTTATCAGAGCGCGACCTGGCACCAACAGACCGCATTATTGGCAATGGATTTTTATGGCAACCAAGTGCGTTGCAAGAGGCACAGCTTAAAAAAGACTGGGAAGAACTGACCGAGATGATTGCGCTTGGCAACATTGAACAGATTAACGGTCATTTTGGTCAAGTACTGCAACTGCGCCCAAAAGCAGCCAATAGCAAAGCCCTTACCCAAGCAATTGGACCTGACGGCAAGGAAATTATGACTTTGCCACGGGGGTATTATTTAAAAACAGAATTTACCCGGCAAATATTAGCCGAACAGTTTGGTGCTGGGTAA
- the rppH gene encoding RNA pyrophosphohydrolase gives MIDAEGFRANVGIVICNNQGQVFWARRYGQHSWQFPQGGVDQGETAEQTMYRELNEEVGLKPEDVEIIASSKHWLRYKLPKRLIRRDSSPVCIGQKQKWFLLKLRCPDEDVDLSKTNHPEFDDWRWVSYWYPVRQVVSFKRDVYRRVMKEFAPHAMPFHKKDQGWRNRR, from the coding sequence GTGATAGATGCCGAAGGGTTCCGTGCCAACGTTGGAATAGTTATTTGTAATAATCAGGGACAGGTATTTTGGGCTAGACGTTATGGTCAACACTCGTGGCAATTTCCACAAGGTGGAGTTGACCAAGGTGAAACTGCCGAGCAAACCATGTACCGAGAACTGAATGAGGAAGTTGGATTAAAACCCGAAGACGTTGAAATCATTGCAAGCTCTAAACACTGGTTACGTTATAAGTTACCAAAGCGTTTAATTCGCCGAGATTCAAGTCCAGTGTGTATTGGTCAAAAGCAAAAGTGGTTTTTACTTAAATTACGCTGTCCCGATGAAGACGTTGATTTGTCTAAAACCAATCATCCTGAATTTGATGATTGGCGCTGGGTCAGTTACTGGTATCCAGTACGCCAAGTTGTTTCGTTTAAACGAGACGTTTACCGCCGCGTTATGAAAGAGTTTGCACCTCATGCAATGCCATTTCATAAAAAAGACCAAGGCTGGCGGAACAGGCGCTAA
- the ptsP gene encoding phosphoenolpyruvate--protein phosphotransferase yields the protein MLTALREIAQKVSQQSNLKAALECFVSSVKSTMKTQCCSVYFADYAQDAFVLMATDGLNPKAVGEFRIGFTEGLVGLVAQREEAINLAFAKSHPRFKLAPEVDEENYNAFLAVPIVHQGKILGVIVVQQQLARVFSQDEESFLVTLSAQLAAQLANAEIQHLLEFSESEQKTTCLKGLSSAPGIALGKAYVMAPSIDFSQLELMKCDAHSEQIRLFHHAVITTRKEFRRMAAQLDSDLGQETLAVFTVYEQLLEAKSLGDQVEAKIYEGWCAKSALKLVIEGLVAQFMAMQDTYIRERTIDIQDIGIRVLHHLLNSEYKKHHFDAPIILVADTITPTMLAEIPREMLAGVVSISGAANSHASILTRAMGIPAIWGLSGLPISHVADKFLILDAYAGRVYISPTKALISEYAKLKREDARLHDAFDAEYQLEAVTLDGEEISLYANTGLEVSNDLINAKYLDGIGLYRTEAWFMQQNTFPSLAEQEAWYREILAAYHPSPVTMRTLDIGGDKCLSYFSFSEENPFLGWRGIRISLDHPELFLEQVKAMLKANMGLGNLKIMLPMVADVNEVESSKRLIQQAFFELQDEWLPEQGKLEMPQVGIMLEVPSSVYLLPEWAKCVDFCSVGSNDLTQYMLAVDRTNARVANLFDSYHPAILRVLNDIAIQCIDYQLPFSLCGELAADPEGALLLVAMGYRDLSMSPSAINKVKYVLRRLNASDMEQLLVTCLAAKNAKQVHRLLREFIIHHKLSQILYTSAVH from the coding sequence GTGCTAACAGCATTACGAGAAATCGCACAAAAAGTGTCGCAGCAAAGTAATTTGAAAGCGGCGCTTGAGTGTTTTGTTTCAAGTGTAAAAAGCACTATGAAAACACAGTGCTGCTCGGTCTATTTTGCTGATTACGCACAAGACGCATTTGTTTTGATGGCAACAGATGGTCTTAACCCTAAAGCGGTTGGTGAATTCAGAATTGGTTTCACCGAAGGTTTAGTTGGGTTAGTTGCCCAGCGCGAAGAAGCCATCAACCTTGCTTTTGCAAAATCCCACCCAAGATTCAAACTTGCACCTGAAGTTGACGAAGAAAACTATAACGCGTTTTTAGCAGTACCGATTGTGCATCAAGGCAAGATCCTCGGTGTTATTGTGGTGCAGCAACAACTTGCAAGAGTATTCAGCCAAGATGAAGAGTCTTTTTTAGTTACCTTATCAGCTCAATTGGCAGCGCAGTTAGCGAATGCGGAAATCCAGCATTTACTCGAATTTAGTGAATCTGAGCAAAAGACTACCTGTTTAAAAGGATTAAGCTCAGCCCCAGGCATCGCACTTGGTAAAGCCTATGTGATGGCGCCAAGTATCGATTTTAGTCAATTAGAGTTGATGAAATGCGACGCTCATAGCGAACAAATTCGACTTTTCCATCACGCGGTCATTACCACGCGTAAAGAGTTTCGCCGCATGGCCGCGCAACTTGATAGCGATCTTGGTCAAGAAACGTTGGCGGTGTTTACCGTTTATGAACAACTGCTTGAAGCAAAGAGTTTAGGCGACCAAGTCGAAGCTAAAATTTATGAAGGCTGGTGTGCTAAAAGTGCATTAAAGTTAGTGATTGAAGGCTTGGTTGCTCAATTTATGGCAATGCAAGATACCTACATTCGTGAGCGCACCATTGATATTCAAGATATTGGTATTCGCGTATTACATCATTTACTTAATAGCGAATATAAAAAGCATCATTTTGATGCGCCAATTATTTTGGTCGCCGATACCATAACGCCTACCATGCTTGCGGAAATCCCAAGAGAGATGTTAGCAGGGGTAGTGAGCATCAGTGGGGCGGCGAACTCACATGCGTCTATTTTGACGCGTGCAATGGGTATTCCCGCAATTTGGGGGTTATCTGGCTTACCGATTTCCCATGTGGCAGATAAGTTTTTAATTTTAGATGCGTATGCTGGCCGTGTTTATATTTCGCCTACCAAAGCGCTTATAAGCGAATATGCTAAGTTAAAGCGAGAAGATGCGCGTTTACACGATGCGTTTGATGCCGAGTATCAGCTTGAGGCGGTTACGCTTGATGGGGAAGAAATAAGCTTATATGCCAATACTGGGCTTGAAGTTTCAAATGATCTGATAAATGCCAAATATTTGGATGGCATAGGTTTATACCGTACCGAAGCCTGGTTTATGCAACAAAATACATTTCCAAGTTTGGCAGAACAAGAAGCCTGGTATCGTGAGATACTAGCTGCCTATCACCCGTCGCCGGTGACCATGCGTACCTTGGATATTGGTGGTGACAAGTGCTTAAGCTATTTTAGTTTCTCGGAAGAAAACCCATTTTTAGGGTGGCGTGGTATTCGTATTAGTTTAGATCACCCTGAACTGTTTTTAGAGCAAGTAAAAGCCATGCTGAAAGCCAATATGGGGCTTGGTAATTTAAAAATTATGTTGCCTATGGTGGCTGACGTCAATGAGGTGGAGTCATCAAAGCGCCTTATTCAACAAGCCTTTTTTGAGTTGCAAGATGAGTGGCTTCCTGAGCAAGGAAAGTTAGAAATGCCGCAAGTCGGTATTATGCTTGAGGTACCTTCGAGTGTTTATTTATTACCTGAGTGGGCTAAGTGCGTTGATTTTTGCTCGGTGGGAAGTAATGACTTAACGCAATATATGCTGGCGGTAGATAGAACTAACGCGCGGGTAGCAAATTTATTTGATAGTTATCACCCCGCAATACTGCGCGTACTTAACGATATTGCCATTCAATGTATCGATTATCAGTTACCGTTTAGTTTGTGTGGTGAGCTGGCTGCCGACCCTGAAGGCGCGTTGTTGTTAGTGGCTATGGGTTATCGTGATTTAAGTATGAGTCCAAGTGCGATTAATAAAGTGAAATACGTATTACGACGCTTAAACGCCAGCGACATGGAACAGCTGTTAGTAACCTGTTTGGCGGCAAAAAACGCAAAACAAGTGCATCGGTTATTAAGGGAATTTATAATTCATCACAAATTAAGCCAAATTCTGTATACTAGCGCAGTCCACTAA
- a CDS encoding sulfite exporter TauE/SafE family protein, whose product MSDISIVFFSCMALGCLVGFLAGLLGIGGGLIIVPVLSYLLLALNLVPADQAMVVAIATSLASIIFTSSSSAYAHHKNQNIPWKIAPWVLVGVSVGALLSGVIATGISNDTLQLIFASCVIFIALRMILPHQPKAQSALPHGSILTLGTSVIGAVSGMVGIGGGALLVPFLTHFKLDMRKAIGCAALSGILIATFGVVGYISLGLQYHDVSEGFIGFVYLPALIGIVLTSAFFAQFGAKAAQYLPVKIIKRIFAALLVIVAIRMLSS is encoded by the coding sequence ATGTCTGATATTTCGATAGTTTTTTTTAGTTGTATGGCGCTTGGCTGCTTAGTTGGATTTTTGGCTGGACTGCTTGGTATTGGTGGTGGATTAATTATTGTACCTGTGTTGAGCTACCTGTTACTCGCGCTAAATTTAGTGCCAGCCGATCAAGCCATGGTCGTTGCTATCGCTACATCGCTGGCATCGATTATATTTACCTCTTCAAGCTCCGCTTACGCACATCATAAAAATCAAAATATTCCATGGAAAATAGCCCCTTGGGTATTAGTTGGTGTATCAGTTGGTGCATTATTAAGTGGCGTGATTGCCACAGGTATTAGTAACGATACGCTACAGTTGATTTTTGCCAGCTGCGTAATTTTTATCGCACTACGGATGATTTTACCGCATCAACCAAAAGCACAATCAGCATTGCCTCACGGCAGTATTTTAACCCTAGGAACCAGTGTTATTGGCGCGGTGTCTGGCATGGTGGGCATCGGTGGTGGTGCGTTATTAGTGCCATTTTTAACGCATTTTAAACTCGATATGCGAAAAGCCATCGGTTGTGCGGCATTGAGTGGCATTTTAATCGCTACTTTTGGCGTAGTCGGTTATATTAGCTTAGGTTTGCAATACCATGATGTAAGCGAAGGCTTTATTGGTTTCGTTTATTTACCCGCATTAATCGGAATTGTATTAACGTCGGCGTTTTTTGCACAGTTTGGCGCAAAAGCGGCGCAGTATTTACCAGTAAAAATAATAAAACGTATTTTTGCGGCACTGTTAGTGATTGTCGCAATTAGAATGTTAAGTAGTTAA
- the lgt gene encoding prolipoprotein diacylglyceryl transferase, with amino-acid sequence MDFPNIDPVFIEIGPIKVHWYGMMYLIAFVTASFLASRAASKPNSGWTKEQTSDLLFYGMLGVILGGRFGYVFFYQFSYFLENPLYLFKIWEGGMSFHGGVIGVVTAIAWFAKKQNKTLLGVGDFVAPLVPLGLFFGRIGNFINGELWGRASDVPWAMVFPTGGPVARHPSQLYEAILEGLVLFAIIQFVNRKPRPEGVIGGLFLFGYGFFRFIVEYFREPDAHIGLYGGIISQGQILSLPMILAGLGLMFWAVKRQQKECNA; translated from the coding sequence GTGGATTTTCCAAATATTGATCCAGTATTTATTGAGATAGGTCCAATAAAAGTGCACTGGTACGGCATGATGTATTTGATTGCGTTTGTAACGGCTTCATTTTTAGCATCTCGCGCGGCAAGCAAACCAAATAGTGGTTGGACTAAAGAGCAAACTAGTGACTTATTATTTTACGGTATGCTTGGCGTTATTTTAGGCGGCCGTTTTGGTTATGTATTCTTCTATCAATTTAGCTACTTCTTAGAAAACCCACTGTACTTATTTAAAATTTGGGAAGGCGGCATGTCGTTCCATGGTGGTGTTATAGGTGTGGTAACGGCGATTGCCTGGTTTGCCAAAAAACAAAATAAAACCTTGTTGGGAGTAGGTGACTTTGTTGCGCCACTTGTACCGCTTGGTTTGTTTTTCGGCCGCATCGGTAACTTTATTAATGGTGAGTTATGGGGCCGCGCCTCTGATGTGCCGTGGGCGATGGTATTTCCAACAGGTGGCCCTGTGGCGCGCCACCCGTCGCAACTTTACGAAGCTATTTTAGAAGGTTTAGTGCTTTTTGCGATCATCCAGTTTGTAAATAGAAAGCCGCGCCCTGAAGGTGTTATTGGTGGCTTATTCTTATTTGGCTACGGCTTCTTTAGATTTATTGTTGAGTATTTCCGTGAACCCGATGCACATATAGGCCTGTATGGCGGTATTATTTCGCAGGGGCAAATTTTGTCGCTTCCAATGATTTTAGCTGGCCTTGGTTTAATGTTCTGGGCTGTAAAACGCCAACAAAAAGAGTGTAACGCATGA
- a CDS encoding thymidylate synthase encodes MKQYLELCQRIVDEGHWVENKRTGIRCLTVVNADLEYDVANNKFPLITTRKSFYKAAIAELLGYLRGYDNAAQFRAIGCNTWNANANENSAWLNNPHRKGEDDMGRVYGVQGRAWQKPDGTTLDQLKKIVDNLKNGVDDRAEILTFYNPGEFDMGCLRPCMHTHTFSLLGDTLYLTSYQRSCDVPLGLNFNQIQCFVLLALMAQICGLKAGKAYHKIVNAHIYENQLELMRDVQLKREPFESPSLTINPNIKTLEDIETWVTTDDFTVEGYQYHEAIKYPFAV; translated from the coding sequence ATGAAACAGTATTTAGAGTTATGTCAGCGTATTGTTGATGAAGGCCATTGGGTAGAAAATAAACGTACGGGAATTCGTTGTTTAACGGTGGTAAATGCTGATTTAGAGTACGATGTTGCCAACAACAAATTCCCATTAATTACGACACGTAAAAGCTTTTATAAAGCGGCGATTGCCGAGTTATTGGGTTATTTACGTGGCTACGATAACGCCGCACAATTTAGAGCAATTGGTTGTAATACCTGGAACGCCAATGCGAATGAAAATAGTGCGTGGCTAAACAATCCGCACCGTAAAGGTGAAGATGATATGGGCCGTGTTTATGGTGTGCAAGGGCGTGCTTGGCAAAAGCCTGATGGTACAACGCTTGATCAGCTGAAAAAAATTGTTGATAACCTTAAAAATGGCGTTGATGATCGCGCCGAAATCTTAACTTTTTACAATCCAGGTGAGTTTGATATGGGCTGTTTACGTCCATGTATGCATACTCATACCTTTTCGTTGTTAGGTGATACGCTTTACTTAACATCTTACCAGCGTAGCTGTGATGTGCCGCTTGGTCTTAACTTCAATCAGATTCAGTGTTTTGTACTATTAGCATTAATGGCACAAATCTGCGGATTAAAAGCGGGTAAGGCGTACCATAAAATTGTAAATGCCCATATTTATGAAAACCAACTTGAGTTAATGCGTGATGTGCAGCTAAAACGCGAGCCGTTTGAATCACCAAGCTTAACCATTAACCCAAATATTAAAACGCTAGAAGATATTGAAACATGGGTGACTACCGATGATTTTACGGTGGAAGGCTATCAATATCACGAGGCGATTAAATACCCATTTGCCGTATAA
- the galU gene encoding UTP--glucose-1-phosphate uridylyltransferase GalU, which translates to MKAVIPVAGLGTRMLPATKAIPKEMLPIVDRPLIQYIVEEVAAAGIKEIVLVTHSSKNSIENHFDTSFELEATLERRVKRQLLEEVQAICPKDVTIIHVRQGEAKGLGHAVECARPIVGDAPFVVVLPDVILDNASCDLNKDNLADMITRFNETGHSQIMVEKVADEDVDKFGIVNINGNELLPGGSTAIKNIVEKPKRDEAPSNLAVVGRYVLDKSIWPLLKKTPLGAGNEIQLTDAIAMQMKEQQVDAYYMKGKSHDCGSKLGYMKANIEYALRRDDLKDELKAHIQSLL; encoded by the coding sequence ATGAAAGCAGTCATTCCTGTAGCAGGCTTAGGCACACGTATGTTGCCAGCAACCAAAGCTATTCCAAAAGAAATGCTTCCGATCGTCGACAGACCATTAATTCAATACATTGTTGAAGAAGTTGCCGCAGCTGGCATCAAAGAAATCGTATTGGTAACGCACTCGAGTAAAAACTCGATTGAAAACCACTTTGATACGAGCTTTGAGTTGGAAGCGACGTTAGAGCGCCGTGTTAAACGTCAATTACTTGAAGAAGTTCAGGCGATTTGTCCAAAAGATGTAACGATTATTCACGTACGCCAAGGTGAAGCAAAGGGGTTAGGGCACGCTGTTGAGTGTGCCAGACCAATTGTCGGCGATGCGCCGTTTGTCGTGGTGTTACCTGATGTAATTTTAGATAACGCGAGCTGCGACTTAAATAAAGATAATCTTGCCGACATGATTACCCGTTTCAATGAAACTGGCCACAGTCAAATAATGGTTGAAAAGGTTGCTGATGAAGACGTCGATAAATTTGGTATTGTGAATATTAACGGCAATGAACTACTACCTGGTGGCAGTACAGCAATCAAAAATATTGTTGAAAAGCCAAAGCGCGATGAAGCGCCTTCTAATCTTGCTGTGGTAGGGCGTTACGTTTTAGATAAATCCATTTGGCCGCTCCTTAAGAAAACGCCATTGGGCGCTGGAAATGAGATTCAACTTACCGATGCCATTGCAATGCAAATGAAAGAGCAGCAAGTCGATGCCTACTACATGAAAGGTAAAAGCCACGACTGTGGCTCAAAGCTTGGCTATATGAAAGCTAATATTGAATATGCACTGCGTCGTGATGACCTTAAAGATGAATTAAAGGCGCATATTCAGTCGTTACTTTAG
- a CDS encoding FlgO family outer membrane protein, producing MKQIFCIGFTSLVLLGCSSEPVITQPIEAKVFNQTNVSERNVHSFAKQLAVTMFDTMPKLNADNRIAVGTFLPEQDLKDKQDPQLMTLGNQVQASLQTLFTQVGASVIEFKTSEYITIADTQDIMLTRDKSQLSDNLAVDYFLTGTISKIETGFLVSARLIDLSDKRVVSAATEMFPANVNWQQSKISLRDGKLYRSTY from the coding sequence ATGAAACAAATTTTTTGCATTGGTTTTACTAGCCTTGTACTGTTGGGTTGCTCAAGTGAGCCTGTAATCACACAACCAATTGAAGCTAAAGTATTTAATCAAACCAATGTATCTGAACGAAATGTGCATAGCTTTGCAAAGCAGCTTGCCGTAACTATGTTTGATACCATGCCTAAGTTAAATGCAGATAATCGCATTGCAGTGGGAACCTTCTTGCCGGAGCAAGATCTCAAAGATAAACAAGACCCGCAATTGATGACCCTTGGCAATCAAGTTCAGGCAAGTCTACAGACACTTTTTACGCAAGTTGGTGCAAGCGTTATAGAATTTAAAACTTCAGAATATATCACAATTGCCGATACCCAAGACATTATGCTGACACGCGACAAATCACAGTTGTCTGATAACTTGGCTGTTGATTATTTTTTAACAGGTACAATCAGCAAGATTGAAACGGGCTTTTTAGTGAGTGCAAGATTAATAGACTTATCTGATAAACGGGTTGTTTCGGCAGCAACCGAAATGTTCCCAGCTAACGTTAATTGGCAGCAAAGCAAGATATCGTTACGTGATGGAAAACTTTATAGGAGTACATACTAA
- a CDS encoding FlgO family outer membrane protein → MVKSIGVASIAAVVVGCTTLGNNTTVAASDETTEQVDSRFQAYSADSFMANKGTVKEIKNINHYVRGLMHQLADNVKYVNQSTPIAVTSFVLLDSDLQKTNLVGNQIAESFIHEIHKLGLPVLDYKTTDFFRVSTEGDYIFSRDYMELRSDLPIDYVLSGTLTKHQKGYLVNARIIGIKSKAVVASAQGLVPDYAIKSLQNTKNNDGIPLRKG, encoded by the coding sequence ATGGTTAAATCAATCGGAGTCGCTTCAATAGCTGCTGTTGTGGTTGGATGTACTACATTGGGTAACAATACAACGGTTGCAGCTAGTGACGAAACAACAGAGCAAGTAGATAGTCGCTTTCAAGCTTACAGTGCAGATTCGTTTATGGCGAATAAGGGGACGGTTAAAGAAATTAAAAATATTAACCATTATGTGCGAGGATTAATGCATCAACTTGCGGATAATGTTAAATACGTTAACCAAAGCACCCCAATTGCTGTGACTAGTTTCGTATTGCTTGATAGTGATTTACAAAAAACTAATTTAGTTGGTAATCAGATTGCTGAAAGTTTTATTCATGAAATTCATAAGCTAGGTTTACCTGTTTTGGATTACAAGACCACTGATTTTTTCCGAGTGAGTACGGAAGGAGACTATATTTTTAGTCGGGACTACATGGAGTTGCGTTCGGATTTACCAATAGATTATGTGTTATCAGGTACCCTAACGAAGCATCAGAAGGGGTATTTAGTCAATGCACGAATCATTGGCATAAAATCAAAAGCAGTCGTGGCGTCAGCGCAAGGGCTCGTGCCAGATTATGCGATAAAGTCACTGCAAAATACCAAAAACAACGATGGTATTCCGTTACGAAAAGGTTAG
- a CDS encoding FlgO family outer membrane protein, protein MKHLIAGVAILASGCQTTVQQSQEQKKVYPVAQHQPANRIAPINDYLLDEYAEQIAMKLMANLDAEPELVRLAVTSFVDLDDNLQYASRFGNQLAESMLTEVQAYGLNVVDHKVMPVVRIDGNGDYTYSRDVKQLNSQGVINAVLSGTLLYKSNGVVINSRITSLSDQRIIASAKYTIPYSVAFDE, encoded by the coding sequence ATGAAACATTTAATTGCGGGAGTAGCAATACTTGCTTCTGGTTGTCAAACTACAGTGCAACAATCTCAAGAACAGAAAAAAGTGTATCCTGTTGCACAACATCAACCAGCGAATCGAATTGCACCAATTAATGACTATTTGCTTGATGAATATGCGGAACAAATCGCAATGAAATTGATGGCCAACCTTGATGCAGAGCCAGAACTGGTTCGCTTAGCCGTAACATCATTTGTCGATTTAGATGATAACCTACAGTATGCAAGTCGATTTGGAAATCAACTTGCTGAATCGATGCTGACAGAAGTTCAGGCATATGGTTTAAATGTAGTAGATCATAAAGTCATGCCAGTTGTTCGCATAGATGGTAATGGTGATTACACCTATTCTCGTGATGTTAAGCAACTAAACTCTCAAGGTGTTATAAATGCCGTGTTAAGTGGTACGTTACTATATAAAAGTAACGGTGTGGTGATTAACTCTCGCATTACTAGCTTGAGTGACCAGCGTATAATAGCCAGTGCCAAATACACAATCCCATACAGTGTTGCATTTGATGAATAG